CGGAAGATTTTCCTGCAATGACGAGTTCAGCGCCGATTGCTCCGGAATGAAGTATTTTCTTGATGAATATATTTGCAATTTTTCTTGCATTGTTGCCTTTTTCAATCGCTTCAGCTATTCGTTTTGCAACAACCCTTGCATCAAGGTCAGGCCTTTCAATCTCTTTTATTTCGAGTTGCGGCTTGTCTATTTTGAATTTTACCGAAAGGTCTTCAGTAAGCCTCTGGATATTTGATCCCGCTCTGCCGATGACCATTCCCGGCCTTCCTGCGTAAATTATGATTCTTGTATTCAAAGGAGTTCTTTTAATTTCCGAATGGCTGTATTCTGCATGAGCGAGCTCACGGCACAAATAAGCCTCTATATCAGCATTTCTTATTCCTTCTTTTATGAAATTACGTTCAATCATTATTATGCCCCATCATCATTTTTTAGATTCCTCTTTTTCGGTTTTTTCGTGTGCGTGTTCAGCAGCTTTTTTAGTTTTTGCGTGAGCATGTTCTGTTTTTGTTTCTTCTTTTTTAGCTTCTTTTGGCACCTTAGGTGCATGCTCTTTCGGCTTTTCTGTTCTTGCCTCAGCTTTCTTTTCCTGCTTTTTCGCAGCCTTTGATTTGCTTGCGCCGGTTTCATGAAGTATTATTGAAACATTTGCGCTTTTCCTTTCCTGGCCGCGGAATTCATTTCGCCTTGATCTCATGAATGTTGCGCCTTTGTTTGCAAAAGCATACTGGATAATCATGCCTTTTGTGTCAAGCCCTTTGTTTTCGGCATTTTTCTCTGCGCTGTTTATCAGCTCTAAAAACGCAAGCGAAACATTTACAGGATATCTTCCCGGGCCCATTCCGTGCTTGTGGCCTCTGTTGTCGTTGAATTTCTTTAATGGGACTGCGCGCTTCTTTTTAATAACATCCTGTAAAAACGCTTTTGCCGATGTCACTTTCATACCCTTTATGAATCGAGCTACCTCAACCGAATCTTTCCATGAGAGCCTTCGGTTTGAAAAGCCTGCGCGCGATGTTTTTGCCGCGCTTGTCTCGATTGGGTAATTTATATTGGACATGTAATATCACATTAGAGTATGTTATTTAACATTTTCACTTATATTTTTTATAATATATCTATCATGCGGAAAGGTTTCTTTAAATGACGTAAATCCAAAAACATGGGGCGTACATTTACGCTACCCAATCCAGCAGATCTTGCATCACCCATGATTTTGACCATAATATTGGCAAGTTCTTCTCTAGTAATAGTTGTATCTTTTTTAAAATAATTTTCTTTCAAAACAGCGGGATACGCAATTTCATCTTCATAGTCTTTTTTTTCCTATTGCTTCTATTTTCACTGAAATATATGGTTCTTTGCTCATTCTTATGCACCATTTTATCCTTTACTTCAAAGCCACATTCTTGCTTCCCTTTGTTGCGCCGATTCCGGGCCCTGAGTGCTTGCCAAAGCGCCTTGTAAGGGAAAATTCGCCGAGGCGATGGCCAATCATTTCTTCTTTTATGTCGATTGATTTCCATTCCTTTCCGCTATATACGCCGAATCTTTTTCCGACAAATTCAGGAAGGACAATCATTTCTCTTGCATGTGTTTTGATGAAAGCGCCTTCTTTTGCGGCCTTTGCCTTGACTATAAGTTTTTTCTCGACATCGGTGAAACCGCGTTTCATTGCGCGCCTTGCCCTTGACTTGACAAGCTTCATGAATTCCGAGAGCGGCATGGCTTTCAATTCCTCAAGAGTCTTGCCTCGGAATGTGAATTTTTTAATATCGATGTTTTCTTCTGCCATAAATATCAACTAATTATTCGATAATTTACTGGATTTTTCTTTTACTAAGTCATAAGATACATCTATTTCGCGCCTACCCGTACGAGTTTCGCATATTTTCCGAAATAAATATTCGGGTCCGGCACCCATTCTTTTTTTGACTTCTTGCGGAAATATGGGGTCTTTAGGTACTGCATCACGTGATTGATAATGCATAGTAATACTTGTGCCGTCTCCTATTGAAAAGGTTTTCTCTAATGTGTAAGGATTTCCTTTAGTATCCTTCATCTCACAAAAATCTTCACCAACTTCATTAGTTGTCTTATCAAAGCCCCACTTAAAAACGCCTTCGATATTGAACATTTTGACCATACTATCTTTACCTCTTCTTTCTTCCTGTTCTGCTTGCAGCAATCGAACCGACCTTTCGTCCTGGCGGCGAGTGCCTGCTTGAAGTTTTCGGAACTCCAAGGTGCGAACCCCCGAATTTATGGTCCACAGCGTTCATTGCTCTTGCCGAAGTTCTCGGGTAGAGCTTGCCGCGGGCTTTTGTAGCATAATATTTATTTCCTGCCTTAACTATTGGCTTGTTCTTTCGCTCGCCTCCTGCAAGTACGCCTATGGTCACTCTGCAACGCGGGCTAAGTTCTTTTACTTTTTTTGATGGAAGCTTTATTATTGT
This is a stretch of genomic DNA from Nanoarchaeota archaeon. It encodes these proteins:
- a CDS encoding 30S ribosomal protein S19 gives rise to the protein MAEENIDIKKFTFRGKTLEELKAMPLSEFMKLVKSRARRAMKRGFTDVEKKLIVKAKAAKEGAFIKTHAREMIVLPEFVGKRFGVYSGKEWKSIDIKEEMIGHRLGEFSLTRRFGKHSGPGIGATKGSKNVALK
- a CDS encoding 30S ribosomal protein S3 is translated as MIERNFIKEGIRNADIEAYLCRELAHAEYSHSEIKRTPLNTRIIIYAGRPGMVIGRAGSNIQRLTEDLSVKFKIDKPQLEIKEIERPDLDARVVAKRIAEAIEKGNNARKIANIFIKKILHSGAIGAELVIAGKSSGGRSKSDKFIEGYLKKCGDTSEKYANRAKLTAFTKPGAIGIKVRIMRELPEEIKMIPKESKIEKKPAEEPAHDVRVEEAIAVIEVAPAEEKKAEKAPKEEKTLPVSPPAKLKKERKPRAKKEKVEKKEEPKEDAK
- a CDS encoding 50S ribosomal protein L22, which codes for MSNINYPIETSAAKTSRAGFSNRRLSWKDSVEVARFIKGMKVTSAKAFLQDVIKKKRAVPLKKFNDNRGHKHGMGPGRYPVNVSLAFLELINSAEKNAENKGLDTKGMIIQYAFANKGATFMRSRRNEFRGQERKSANVSIILHETGASKSKAAKKQEKKAEARTEKPKEHAPKVPKEAKKEETKTEHAHAKTKKAAEHAHEKTEKEESKK